Proteins encoded together in one Phalacrocorax carbo chromosome 18, bPhaCar2.1, whole genome shotgun sequence window:
- the ENTR1 gene encoding endosome-associated-trafficking regulator 1: MAAAGGGQSAAGPAEPNPFSFREFVRSKARSGEEVAGAPQAAGPGPGLGPLLFPDPALPGEEEEEEEEEWSGSYRPLAVEQAHLAAAGPASPSAGSFCEAAGLAGSEDPSVASLGAPPGPGFHSLRQPSYQELKEENASLRSKINKLQIFSETQADKMRKLERKLEENKIKEEKEAQDLEAMVQHVEQNLQLMTKRAVKAENSVTKLKQENALLQIQLKNYKTENEALRSGQAASLAVVKQNADVALQNLLTVITNSRSSIKQLVSGAESLQLIADLLKSIDRISEMSEDGQ, translated from the exons atggcggcggcgggcggggggcagTCGGCGGCAGGCCCGGCCGAGCCCAACCCCTTCTCCTTCCGCGAGTTCGTCCGTAGCAAGGCCCGGAGCGGCGAGGAGGTGGCCGGCGCCCCCCAG gcggcggggcccggcccgggcctCGGACCCCTCTTATTCCCGGATCCCGCGCTGCccggagaggaggaggaggaggaggaggaggaatggagCGGGAGCTACCGGCCCTTGGCCGTGGAGCAGGCCCATCTCGCTGCCGCGGGCCCCGCCTCGCCCTCAGCCGGTTCCTTCTGcgaggctgcggggctggcaggcagcGAGGATCCGAGCGTGGCCTCCCTCGGAGCCCCCCCGGGACCGGGCTTTCACTCCCTGCGGCAGCCCAGCTACCAGGAG ctAAAAGAAGAGAATGCCAGTTTGAGAAGCAAGATCAATAAGCTTCAGATTTTCTCTGAAACTCAAGCAGACAA GATGAGGAAGCTTGAAAGAAAGCTcgaggaaaacaaaattaaagaagaaaaagaagcacagGATTTGGAAGCCATGGTGCAGCATGTGGAACAAAACCTCCAGCTGATGACT aaaCGGGCTGTTAAAGCAGAGAACAGTGttacaaaactgaaacaggaaaatgcACTACTTCAG ATTCAGCTGAAGAATTACAAGACGGAGAACGAAGCCTTGAGATCAGGCCAAGCTGCAAGTCTGGCCGTGGTGAAACAAAACGCGGACGTTGCCTTACAGAACCTCCTCACGGTTATAACTAACTCCCGGTCCTCAATAAA GCAGCTGGTCTCCGGAGCAGAATCGCTGCAGCTCATCGCCGATCTCCTTAAATCAATAGACAGAATTTCTGAAATGTCAGAAGATGGACAGTAA